The genomic window ATGGAACAACTTGCGCAGTCGGCGATGGACGCGGTCACCGACGGCCGCGTCAAGATCGTACCCGCCCGATATGCGCAAGGTTATCTCGATTGGCTGGGCGAAAAGCGCGACTGGCCCGTCAGCCGGCAGCTTTGGTGGGGGCACCGCATTCCGGTTTGGTACGCGGCGACCGCCAGCGAGGCCGATCTGAAGAAGGCTTTCGCCGGACGGAGCGACGTGGTCTGGCAGCGAGACGAAGAGAGCGATCGTTGGCTGATCTGCGCGCAGGAAGAAGACCTGGCCGAAGACGCGGTGCCGGGGCACAGGCTGATCCGCGACGACGACGTGCTCGACACCTGGTTCAGCTCGGCGCTGTGGCCGCATTCGACGCTCGGTTGGCCCGACGAGACGCCGGAGTTGGCTTACTACTATCCCACCAGCACGCTGGTCACGAGTCGCGACATTATTACGCTGTGGGTCGCGCGGATGGTGCTCACCGGGCTGCATAACGTGGGCGACGTGCCGTTCCGCGAGGTGTTCATTCACCCGAAGATTCTGGACGGCTACGGCGAGACGATGTCGAAGTCGAAGGGGAACGGCGTCGACCCGATCGACGTGATGGACAAATTCGGCGCCGATGCCATGCGGTTCGCCCTGGCCTACCTGACGACCGAGACGCAAGACGTCCGCATGCCGGTGGAGTTCGAATGTCCGCACTGCGGCAAGCTGATCGAGCAGACCAAGAAGAACCGCGTTTTGCCGCGCGTCAAATGTTCGCACTGCGGCGGGGAGTTTTCGACGCAGTGGGCCACGAAGCCCGAAGATACGTCCTTGCCGCGCGGTCCGGTCGTGAGCGAGCGGTTCGAGTTGGCCCGCAACTTCTGCAACAAGCTCTGGAACGCCGCCCGCTTCACGCTGCTCAACCTCGAGGGTTACACGGCTGGCCCGGTTGACGACGCCGACCTGGCCGTCGAAGACCGCTGGTTGATGAGCCGGCTGGCGACGGTCACCCAGCTAGCGACTGAGGCACTGGAGAGTTATCGCTTTTCCGATGCGATGCGGGCGCTCTACGAATTCGCCTGGGACGAGTTTTGCAGTTTTTACGTCGAGATGGTCAAGAACCGTCTGCAAGACGCGGGGCAGCGCGCGACTGCGCAGCGCGTGCTGGCTCACACGCTCGATGCGTTGGTGCGCTTGCTTCACCCGGCCATGCCGTTCGTGACCGAAGAGATTTGGCAACGGCTGGCGGTGGTCGCGTCCGCGCGGGGCCTCGATTCGCCGACTGAGGCGACGGAAAGCGTCATGGTCGCCGCATGGCCGCAAGCCGACCTGCGTCGTCGCGATGCGCAGATCGAGACCCGGTTTACGTACTTCCAGGAGGTCTTGCGCGGACTGCGCGAGATCCGCAGTCGGCAGAACATCGCCCCCAAGACGCCGGTCCGCTTTTCGGCGCGTTGCTCCTCTGAGACCGCGGAACTCCTCGAGCCGATGTCGCGGTACTTTGAATCGATGGCCGGCGCGCAGTCCGTCGCCTGGGGACCGGCCGCGTCACCGCCTGAAACGCACGCCCACGTCAGCCTGAAGGATGTCGAGCTGTACGTCGATCTGGAAGGCTTGATCGACATCAAGGCAGAGATTGCCCGCTTGGAAAAGGAG from Pirellulales bacterium includes these protein-coding regions:
- a CDS encoding valine--tRNA ligase; the encoded protein is MPTISLPPDLPTQYHHAEPQRRWYPFWEERGYFHSEPDASRQPYSIVIPPPNVTGALHLGHALNNSLQDILIRFKRMQGYNVLWMPGTDHAGIATQAVVERRLLQEEKKSRHDLGRENLVERIWEWKNEYEQRILGQLKRMGCSCDWQRTRFTLDPVCARAVRHTFFSLFQEKLIYRGKRLVNWDTFLQTAVSDDEVYHEPVAGHFWHLNYAVIDPLPGEPRHVTIATTRPETMLGDTAVAVHPDPAAALDRAEAELKRKLAEAADKDRPEIEQQLTALTERRQTLLPTLIRLRDMARAGRKLRLPLVDREIPLVADEWARPELGSGCVKITPAHDPNDYDVGKRQKLPMINILNPEGTLNANAGPYEGLTIAKARERVVADMESQGLLVEVEDREIDLAHSDRSKTAIEPYLADQWFVKMEQLAQSAMDAVTDGRVKIVPARYAQGYLDWLGEKRDWPVSRQLWWGHRIPVWYAATASEADLKKAFAGRSDVVWQRDEESDRWLICAQEEDLAEDAVPGHRLIRDDDVLDTWFSSALWPHSTLGWPDETPELAYYYPTSTLVTSRDIITLWVARMVLTGLHNVGDVPFREVFIHPKILDGYGETMSKSKGNGVDPIDVMDKFGADAMRFALAYLTTETQDVRMPVEFECPHCGKLIEQTKKNRVLPRVKCSHCGGEFSTQWATKPEDTSLPRGPVVSERFELARNFCNKLWNAARFTLLNLEGYTAGPVDDADLAVEDRWLMSRLATVTQLATEALESYRFSDAMRALYEFAWDEFCSFYVEMVKNRLQDAGQRATAQRVLAHTLDALVRLLHPAMPFVTEEIWQRLAVVASARGLDSPTEATESVMVAAWPQADLRRRDAQIETRFTYFQEVLRGLREIRSRQNIAPKTPVRFSARCSSETAELLEPMSRYFESMAGAQSVAWGPAASPPETHAHVSLKDVELYVDLEGLIDIKAEIARLEKERDRISQAIATKEKKLSNTSFVERAPAEVVEKERSSLAELQSQLRTVKKTLAKMAQKG